One Lepisosteus oculatus isolate fLepOcu1 chromosome 13, fLepOcu1.hap2, whole genome shotgun sequence genomic region harbors:
- the LOC102691233 gene encoding extracellular calcium-sensing receptor-like: MLLLAEVVLIALFSRAEKPVCQQYGTQELLQFSKEGDIILGGIFSFHKNPILVKPTFKVNPGHIQCEGLNPGELQYAQTMIFAIEEINNSSDILPAVSLGYKIYEACRSIPLSIKASLDLMNGQEKGFITDQSCTKSSSVHAIIGQSSSTLTIGIAATVGPFHIPVISHFASCACLSNRKEFPSFFRTIPSDYYQSRALAKLVKHFGWTWVGAIRSNNDYGNDGMATFLQAAQKEGICIEYSESIFRSDPKEKLLKVVDIVKKSTSRVIVAFTSSLDMEILAKELFIQNVTGFQWVGSEAWVTNRYVGSKEGYKVLGGAVGFAIPNAEIPGLKEFILNARPSDTSGNTGLNELWETIFNCSLRSHNDSSTKPCTRTETLKGISNQYTDVSELRISNNVYKAVYAVAHSLHNRFTCKISQGSSDDEACANKKKIEPWQVLHYLRRVNFTTRSGDNVYFDKNGDPAARYTLINWQNNEEGITIFQTIGLYDDSLPEGQQFIMNYIRPVWAGDQHKVPRSVCSESCLPGTRKAIEKGKPVCCFVCISCAEGEFSNVTDSVDCSKCPLEYRSNEQRSQCIQKSIEFLSFGELMGILLVTCSGFGTSLTIAIAFVFFRYRYTAIVKANNSELSFLLLFSLTLCFLCSLTFIGQPSDWSCMLRHTAFGITFVLCISCVLGKTIVVLMAFRATLPGNNIMKWFGPTQQRLSVLAFTLVQVLICFLWLKISPPFPNKNMKYYADRIILECDLGSVGAFCAVLGYIGFLSAMCFVLAFLARKLPDNFNEAKCITFSMLIFCKVWITFIPAYVSSPGKFTVAVEIFAILASSYGLLFCIFMPKCYIILFKPEQNTKQHVMGKMPSKSL; the protein is encoded by the exons ATGTTGCTGCTTGCAGAAGTAGTGCTAATTGCTCTTTTCTCAAGAGCTGAAAAGCCTGTTTGTCAGCAATATGGAACACAAGAACTGCTTCAGTTCTCCAAAGAAGGTGACATCATTTTAGGAGGAATTTTTTCATTCcataaaaatcccattcttGTTAAACCAACATTTAAAGTCAACCCAGGACACATCCAGTGTGAAGG ATTAAATCCTGGAGAATTACAATATGCACAAACCATGATCTTTGCTATTGAAGAAATCAACAACAGTTCAGACATCCTTCCTGCTGTTTCCCTGGGCTATAAGATATATGAGGCTTGTCGTTCAATACCATTGTCTATAAAAGCATCATTAGATTTAATGAATGGGCAGGAAAAAGGATTTATCACAGACCAGTCCTGCACCAAATCATCTTCAGTCCACGCCATCATAGGACAGTCCAGCTCCACTCTTACAATAGGAATTGCAGCAACTGTTGGACCTTTTCACATACCTGTG ATAAGTCACTTTGCTTCCTGTGCCTGCCTCAGTAACAGAAAGGAGTTCCCCAGCTTCTTCAGGACAATTCCCAGTGATTATTACCAAAGCAGAGCCCTGGCAAAGcttgtgaagcactttggatGGACCTGGGTTGGGGCCATTAGAAGCAACAATGATTATGGCAATGATGGTATGGCTACCTTTTTACAAGCTGCTCAGAAAGAGGGCATCTGTATTGAGTATTCAGAGTCCATTTTCAGAAGTGACCCGAAAGAGAAATTACTTAAAGTTGTGGACATTGTGAAAAAATCAACTTCAAGAGTAATTGTTGCTTTTACATCTTCTTTAGATATGGAAATACTGGCAAAAGAACTGTTTATTCAAAATGTCACAGGTTTCCAGTGGGTGGGCAGTGAAGCATGGGTTACTAACAGATATGTTGGCTCAAAGGAAGGTTATAAAGTCCTGGGTGGGGCCGTTGGCTTCGCAATTCCGAATGCAGAAATACCAGGTCTGAAGGAATTTATTCTAAATGCTCGTCCATCAGACACTTCTGGAAACACTGGCTTAAACGAATTGTGGGAGACTATTTTCAATTGCAGTCTAAGGTCTCATAATGATTCAAGTACTAAGCCATGCACAAGAACAGAGACCTTGAAAGGAATAAGCAATCAATACACGGATGTATCAGAACTGAGGATATCCAACAATGTGTATAAAGCAGTGTATGCTGTAGCCCATTCATTACACAACCGTTTTACTTGCAAAATCAGTCAAGGATCATCTGATGATGAAGCATGTgccaacaaaaagaaaattgaacCTTGGCAG gtGCTACATTATTTGAGAAGAGTAAACTTCACCACCAGGAGTGGAGACAATGTGTATTTTGATAAAAATGGGGATCCAGCAGCTCGGTACACACTTATAAACTGGCAAAATAATGAGGAAGGAATTACAATATTTCAGACTATTGGTCTATATGATGACTCCCTACCAGAAGGACAGCAGTTTATAATGAATTACATCAGGCCTGTGTGGGCAGGAGATCAGCATAAG GTGCCAAGATCGGTCTGCAGTGAGAGCTGCCTTCCAGGGACTCGTAAGGCCATTGAGAAAGGGAAGCCAGTCTGCTGCTTCGTCTGCATCTCCTGTGCAGAGGGAGAGTTCAGTAATGTAACAG ATTCAGTTGATTGCTCAAAATGTCCCCTGGAATACAGATCAAATGAACAAAGAAGTCAATGTATCCAAAAAAGTATTGAGTTTCTGTCATTTGGAGAATTAATGGGAATACTTTTAGTCACATGCTCTGGATTTGGAACTTCCCTAACCATAgcaattgcttttgttttcttcagatACAGATATACTGCCATTGTAAAAGCCAATAACTCTGAACTAAGTttccttctgctcttttcattgactctgtgtttcctctgttcaCTTACTTTCATTGGCCAGCCCTCTGACTGGTCCTGTATGTTGCGCCACACAGCATTTGGGATCACATTTGTCCTGTGCATCTCTTGTGTTCTGGGGAAAACAATAGTGGTATTAATGGCCTTTAGGGCTACACTGCCAGGCAATAACATTATGAAATGGTTTGGGCCCACACAGCAAAGGTTAAGTGTTCTCGCTTTCACACTAGTACAGgtcttgatttgttttctttggttAAAAATATCACCTCCTTTtccaaacaaaaacatgaaatactatGCAGACAGAATCATTCTGGAGTGTGACCTGGGATCTGTAGGTGCATTCTGTGCTGTGTTAGGGTATATAGGATTCCTCTCTGCCATGTGCTTTGTGCTCGCTTTCCTGGCTCGGAAGCTGCCTGATAACTTCAATGAAGCCAAATGCATTACATTCAGCATGCTCATATTCTGTAAAGTCTGGATCACTTTTATCCCAGCTTATGTTAGTTCTCCGGGGAAGTTTACAGTAGCTGTggaaatatttgctattttagcttCAAGTTATGGTTTgctattctgtatttttatgccaaaatgttacattattttatttaaaccagaacaaaatacaaaacagcatGTGATGGGGAAAATGCCCTCAAAAtctctgtaa